From Cinclus cinclus chromosome 2, bCinCin1.1, whole genome shotgun sequence, one genomic window encodes:
- the LOC134057957 gene encoding granulocyte-macrophage colony-stimulating factor receptor subunit alpha-like gives MNGTAIENFACVIFNVSFMNCTWHVGSTATEDTQYFLYWRLSEKEDVTECQNYIEDNCGRHTGCRFQNMTIENKNAYFLVNGSSSEKSIQSYEDKIMLYQIEKLTPPLNVTVSCTEASHRCSIWWQPPRTTHVKKSSCFKYEIFIENKADAVKDTKTASKTKAITEKTSYLYESFSSEKRYSVKIRATDAGFCLVSPNWGEWSTPVEFGMNGSAIENFSCVIYNIFLMNCTWQAGRDAPADTQYFLYWQKSRDEEKMECELYIKDENFRNMGCIFQNVSIGTEKAYFLVNGSSKDSLIQFYDEYIDLYKIEKLMPPSNITVKCDEIKNDCIIQWQRPQISHSNKDKCFKYEINIKHKDNLKGRPIYISIQEGENSNVFLRSNTRKKYVLKVRAAGSACFVNPAWGEWSAPAEFGNEEIISSSVWILLGVATPLLAIITTFFCKKTSCWKAAFPQIPGPKPALFTWADTNPELMESKIQSIASENEEVVLVADIVR, from the exons aTGAATGGGACAGCTATTGAAAATTTTGCCTGTgtcatttttaatgtttccttcATGAACTGCACCTGGCATGTGGGCAGCACTGCTACAGAAGATACCCAATATTTCCTTTACTGGAGGCTCTCAGA GAAAGAAGATGTCACAGAATGCCAAAATTACATCGAAGACAACTGTGGAAGGCACACAGGATGTCGATTTCAAAACATGACAATTGAAAATAAGAATGCCTATTTCCTGGTAAATGGGTCCAGCAGCGAAAAAAGCATTCAGTCATATGAGGATAAGATAATGCTATACCAAATTG aaaaaCTCACCCCTCCACTAAATGTAACAGTGAGCTGTACAGAAGCTTCTCATAGATGTAGCATTTGGTGGCAACCACCTCGCACAACTCATGTGAAAAAAAGTAGCTGTTTCAAATACGAAATTTTCATAGAAAACAAG GCTGATGCTGTGAAAGACACCAAAACTGCATCTAAAACA AAAGCAATCACTGAAAAAACCTCCTACCTATATGAAAGCTTCAGCTCAGAAAAAAGGTACAGCGTCAAAATCAGAGCAACAGATGCGGGCTTTTGTTTAGTAAGCCCAAACTGGGGAGAGTGGAGTACACCTGTGGAGTTTG GCATGAATGGGTCAGCCATTGAAAACTTCTCCTGTGTGATTTATAACATCTTCCTCATGAACTGCACTtggcaggcaggaagggatgCTCCAGCAGACACACAGTATTTTCTCTACTGGCAGAAGTCAAG AGATGAAGAGAAAATGGAATGTGAGCTTTACATTAAAgatgaaaatttcagaaatatggGATGTATCTTCCAAAACGTGAGCATAGGGACTGAGAAAGCTTACTTCCTGGTGAATGGGTCTAGCAAAGACTCCCTGATCCAGTTCTATGATGAGTACATTGACCTGTATAAAATTG AAAAGCTCATGCCTCCATCAAATATTACAGTCAAGtgtgatgaaattaaaaatgatTGCATAATTCAATGGCAACGACCCCAAATAAGTCATTCTAACAAAGATAAGtgttttaaatatgaaattaacATAAAGCATAAG GATAATCTTAAAGGAAGACCCATATATATTTCCATACAA gaagGGGAAAATAGTAATGTTTTTCTAAGATCCAATACAAGAAAAAAGTATGTCCTGAAAGTgagagcagctggcagtgcctgcttCGTGAACCCAGCCTGGGGGGAATGGAGTGCACCTGCTGAGTTTG GAAACGAGGAAATTATATCTTCTTCAGTATGGATTTTACTTGGGGTTGCAACACCCTTATTGGCAATCATCACAacttttttctgcaaaaa GACTAGCTGTTGGAAGGCAGCATTTCCACAGATCCCAGGACCAAAACCTGCTCTTTTTACATGGGCTGATACAAATCCAGAG cTGATGGAGAGCAAAATTCAGTCAATAGCATCTGAAAATGAAGAGGTAGTATTAGTTGCTGACATAGTGAGATAA